The genomic region GAGGCAGGGATATTAGTCCAGTTGTCAATCATCAGCTAGAATCCTATTTGGTCGTTGAGTAGTATCTGCTAATGATTTAGCAGCATACTGCAATTAACAAAAGttacaaagaaaatagacAAGctcattgaagaacaaattaATGACAAACACAGAGAAGCAAACGGGGCTCTTGAATGACTCCTCAGACCATTCGTCTGTTCATTCTAGAGACGAGAAGATTCAAGCAGTGGTTTCGATCACGGCGAACGAGATCGCAGATCGCGATGCCTTGATTACTACCATCTTGTCTCCGGATGGCAAAGAAGTGAAAATCACCGGTGATGTCGATGATGCTATGAAGTTGGCATTGAAGTCTCAGAATGTCGTTTTGACTCCAGAAAAGGATGCTAAGTTATTGAGGAAGATCGATTTGATGCTTTTCCCTATCATGTGTATTATTTATTCTGTGCAATTCATGGACAAAATTACCACATCGAATGCTGCTATCATGGGTCTTCAAactgatttgaaaatgcACGGTGAGCAATACTCTTACGTTGGATCTGCATTTTATTTCGGTTACCTTGGTGGATTATTCATTTTGCCATTCCTAATGCAAAAGACCAAAAAATTCATGAAGATGTTAACCAGCATCATCGTTATCTGGGGTATGGTCCTTGCTCTACACGCTGCTCCCTCTGTTAATTACCCATCGTTCATCTTCTTGAGATGTTTATTGGGTTTTCTTGAATCCGCCATCACTCCTGCATTCACCATTATCACATCACAatattggaagaaagaagaacagtTCTCTAGAATTACCTGCTGGTTCGGGTTCAACGGTCTTGGTAGTATCTGGGGTGGTGCAATTGCATATGGACTCTACATTCATAAAGATTCTTACCCGCTTGCCGCTTGGAAATTGGTGTTCATTATCACTGGTTGTATCACAATCGTCGTCGGATTTATTATGATGATCCACTTGCCCGATTCGCCAGATAAAGCTTGGTTCTTCAGCGAAGAGGAGAAGTTGTTACTTGTGGAGAGGATTAGAGAGAATCAACAGGGTTTCGGTAACCACCATAttaagaaatatcaaattgtCGAAGCATTCAAGGATGTTAGAACTTGGTTGTACTTCCTTTTCTCCGTATCATCCAATATTCCAAATGGTGGTATCACTAATTTCTCCTCGATCTTACTAAAAGAAGACTTCCAATTTAGTACCGATAAGAGTTTATTAGTCAACATGGGTTCCGGTGCGGTTGAATTGGTTGGTTGTCCATTATTTGGGATGTTATCCTTTTGGTGTTTGAAGCGTAAATATAAGGTCGTTGGGTCAAGATTGGCCTGGGCATTCTTTGCTACCGCTATATGTTTCATGGGTGTTTGTATGCTTGCCTTTGCTAAGCATGATAAGAGTGCAAGGTTAGCCGGTCTAATGTTATTTGGTATCTCTCCAGTCTCCTTCATTTGTGTCTTGTCCTGCATCTCTTCCAATACCTTAGGTTTCACGAAAAAATGGACAGTTTCCTCTATCAATTTGTTGGCTTATGCAAGTGCCAACATTGCAGGTCCACATACATTCATTGCTACTCAGGCTCCTAGCTATACTGGGGCAAAGATTTCATTAGTGGTCAACTATGCAGCAGCGATGGTCATTATCGTTCTTATTTACATCGTCAATGCCAGAGAAAACAAGAGAAGAGACAAGATTGAAGCAGAAAGAACTCATGAACAAGTGGTGGAGAACATTGAGTTCGCTGATCTAACAGATTTcgagaatttgaaattcaGGTACGCAATCTAAATAGAACTACAGTTATTTACAATTCTCTATTGTTATCTTTAAAATACTTCGGTTGTTAGTGTATCTACATTTAATAGTAATAGTAAAAGATATTAGATCTCCACAATTTTCTGCTTCTACAATCATGCTGTGTTCAAATACAGGCCAGAGAGCTGCTTCACATTCATACGCGCAAGTACCTGTATTCTCGTTTAAATACATTCTAAATGTTTATCATATGTTGTGCTGTAGCGTCAATGACTGGATTACTTCTGTTGTTTCGGCCGCCTTCTTAAACTCTTCGAATGATAATTTTCCATCTCCATCAACATCATTTTCCATTATGGTTCTATCCACAATTTGCTGTAGTTGCTCATCCTCTAAGTTTGTGCCTACcattattttcaaaacGATAAATAACTCACCATTGGATATGTAACCGTCTTTATCAATGTCATAGATCCTGAATGCAAAACGTAGTTTTGCATCCGTCTCCCCTCTTCCACTGAAGATGGATAAACTCGTTatgaattcttgaaaatcaACATCTCCGCTATTatcttcatcgaaaacTTCTATTATTCTCTTCGCAAGTGGGTTCGCTGATACTCCAGGTATAGACATGAATTCGGTCTTGTCGATGGAACCTGAGCTATCTTTGTCAAGTTTCATAAACCGTttcttcaatctttcaatCTCCGCACGATCGAAGTTGGTATCATCCAACAAATTATCCACTATCCTAGATGGTGCTGCTCccatttcaattctcaACCAAAAAAACTACCCTGATGACGGTTTTCTGGAGGCGATTGCCTCAACTAAAATGAAAAGCCTCTTATCCAGTGCAACTAACTTGTCTCTTAATCACTTAATTTCGGTTGATGCTCCGTTTCAAGGGCTATAATGAatttgttacccggatttGTGACAGGCAGCACTGCACTTCGATGACAGAATGGACTACTCTCTGTGAGATGATCAGTCAAGCCCTTCAGTTTATTAGGTCAACAATAGGTTGATATCAACTCTACTAAGACGTCAAAGGTTGCTATTGTTgagttcttcttttgcagATAAAGTTTTATGCTCGTGGTTGAACATTTAAGTCTAAAAGTTCAATCTAGAGTAAAGAGACAATAACTCTGGCCCCACATCTTTATTCCTCTCAGAGCGAATATTTTACATGGTCATATCTATCCTCAAATTCctttcatttatttttgCCTATATTATATTTATTAGTTAGCCTCAGCCTTTCATTCCTGCGTACATTTTTTATGTGACGATTTAATATGTCTACTCTATTACAATGCTTGTCGCATCCAATGTGTGAGGGAGGCAtttcttcatatttctCTGATTGGGTTCGGTAATGCCTATTCaataacttcttcttttgaagtaTAAATTCATTCCAGGGCCGCGTTTTCTGAGGACAGTTATGTGGTATATGCATTTTGTGCTCGTCGAAAtgtttcaaaaattcagaGAACTGAAGGAAGACTATATTACCATGCAACGAACTGCGGTAGTGTCCCTTCTTCTTGGTATCGAAGTGGATGCCAGATGGTATACACCATCCTGGTCTTGTTTGTAAACTTTCCCCTGATGCAGTACTTGTGTATCttttattgaattgaaCTTCATACGAGGAATACCTTGATTGAAACGTAAATCCTCTTCTGAAACAGTGGTTTGATATAACTACGAAGAAGGGCAAACTATAAACTTCTGGTAAAAAAGTTTCATTTTTACATCGTACCGATACAGGAGAAAGCCCTacatctttttttgttgaacCTGCTCTCTGCCCTTCTTTTCGTTTCATAATATCTGTGCTGGAAGGACTCTTCATCCAACAGCACAATTTCCCTTTCCAGTCAATTGCAGGAAAGCAAGTGCAGGAAAAAATCCCTATAATCGGCCATAAAAGAAGGTTTATGCACGgtttatatacttttaACAGATACATGTAACATTTGAAACAAGCTAATCGAATCTTTCAGGAATCTATCTGTTCAAACGTTCCATCAGTTTCAAGCGAGTCCTGGTTTTATAAATGTTACGCCTTCAGTACATCCTCACACAGGATAGATGATGATACATTATATTACATCGCTTTTCCTAGTTTGTACACGTTTACATACAGGTACAGAGAATACGAAATGGTTTCATATTGGTTCAATGATAGCCTCTAGCTAATAGTTCCCTCTCTATTATAGTCCAGAAGAAACGAGAGACCTCTATATCCTTGAAACGCTTATTCTTGTCAAGTTCCAGTTTCTGTACATTCCATTGTTCTGCGTTTCTTGGTACCAGATCTCCAGAGAAATGGAAGTAAAACCCTTTACAATGTTGGAACAACTCCGCAGGGTTTGACCATTGGTAGTTTGTGAATTGCCATTCGTGACCGGTGGTGAATATAGCCACAACTCGGTCCCAATATTCAGGTTGTGTGAATAGTTTTGTATTGTTTACAATTAGGAATCTAATTGGTCTTGATATGCGATCAAATTTCTTCACGGCGGTGACCAAGTCCTTATGTGATATTGGTAAATCCTTTGGATTAACATATTTAGACTCTTCCAAGAACTGTCTAATGTTGGCAATAGTGAATATGGAGGATGCTGCTGATGGAATCAAAATAATAGGATCTTTCTGTGAGGATGGTTTCGCCTTGCTATGGTCTGGTTTAGAGATACCACTGGTACCACTCTTAGATTTGGTTGCAGATTTGAACGAATGTACAAGTTTTAACTCAGCTTCCTTTATTAGATACTGGAAATTGGTTGGCTTTGACCCTCTGAGAGATGAATTATGATCCAATATAGCACGTTCGTATGGAAAAACTTCGCCTTTCACCTGAGCAGAAGCAGCTTTCCCGGcatttgattcttttgattGCAAAGCAGATTTGTCAGGTAGTTCAGATTTCTCTTCACTAGTACTGACGTATTGTGAGGTTTCAGATTCTCCAGATAACCACTGAATCAAATCATTTCTATgcaagaaagaaacattGGTAAAATTCTTGGCCCGGCAATCTGCTAAATAATCTGCTGCACTAGAGTTACGGTGCAACCAACAATGAATCACCACCCTTAACGGTACTGGTTTCCCTTCTAGAGAAAATTCCGTGAGCTCATCCAAATCTTTATTTTCACCATTGACGACCACCGATTTCGCTAAAACAATATCATCAATCAGCTCCCCATCACCACTGATTAACTTCAAATCATGATTGCTCTTATCTTTGCCCAAATACTCTCGAAGCTCTCCTAACTTcatttcttggattcttCGTTGATGTTTCAAGCAAGTGTAGCGAGATTCAATCGATAAACAAAGCGTAGGAGAAAAAAGACTAAAACCGATGTTCTTATCGTTTTAAACCACTGAGGATAAAATTATAACACTACAACTTACACTATAAGAGTGAACgtctttgaaattctcGAACCTAAACGGTGTTGAATTATTTCATCTTAAAATGCCTGTTCTCGCTGCTTCgttgaaatttcaaaattttaattatgttacccggatacAAGAAATAGAACAACATCTGAACCATTCATTATTATATCATTGTTAACTGGTAGGATCCAAGTCCAAATAGATCAGAGGGCGTGTTTGAATACAGAGGACAACTAACGCTTCCGTTAATTGTGTGACAGTATCCATCGGATATTTGTTTTAAGGAAGCTATTTTACTGCGAACGTATTTTCCTTCGGAATTCCAAATCATGgctaagaagaagaagaatgtTCCAGTTCAAGAACTACCGAccaatgataataataaaggaaagaaaggtAGTGGCGGGAAGAATAAGCGTGAACCATTAAGCGAGGAGGAGAAGGCAAAGCGATTACAGTCACGTGCTAATGTGACTAGCTCGGTTAGTTGGACAGGGAAACTGCCTCACAGTGTGTTACATGAATATTgtcagaaacagaaatgGAATAAAGTTGAGTATGAtatgaagaagattggGGATAAAGGGCTGGTGTCTACAGCGTTGATATCTTGTACTGATCCCAAGACTAAAGAAACTTTGGTTTTGCGGATGAGtttggaaaaaaaggaaattgttCCTCCACAAAGCACACCCGCTGAGGCCCGTCATTATGCGGCTACAGTGGCCTTGCATAGAATTGCATTCAACAGCAAGCTATATCTAATGCTTCCACCAAACCATAAGAATCTATGGTATGACCTTGAAGATTTCAGAAAGGCgttattgaaagaaaaccCGGGAAAATGTGCTCGGTTATTTGATGAGGATCCGTTCGAAACAATGGTACGATTAAGAAAGGAGAAGGAGCAAcaggagaagaagaaagctTCTCAGCAGGAGCAAGATGgcaagaacaagaagacaCCAGTATTCATCACAAGTATCAACTCAAAGACGAAATCATCTGAAGGCAATAAGAAAATACAGCAAAATGTCACTTATAGTAAGATCAAAAATGTTGAGAGACCCGCAGTGACATTCCCTAAGAAAGTATGGGATAGCGCAcctttctttgattttgatgaatcCTCCAGGAGACTGATAGAAAATTCATTAAGAAAGCATATTGACTGGGATAGCAAGTTATATACTGGAGGGATGACAGATGAACGCGAACTTTTGAAGtcaaaattgttgaatctTGGATTTAGGTCAGTTCATGTGGAAGAGGCAATGACATTCAAGGATCCATTGTCTTTTTTGATCTGTAATCTCCCTGAAGATGATTTACCGCACTTTTTCCAGAGGCGGAAAGAAGAGTCCTTAAACAAGATAGAAATTGCAAACCTTCCTCTAAACAAGAGGAACATGATAGATAGCTTGTGTGAACTAGGAAATtctaaagaagaaactcaACTCGCTTTGGAAGAGTGTGATTATAATGAAGCAGAGGCCTGCCTAAAGCTTCTACTTGATATATACCCTATCAATGTGCCACAAATTACCATAAATGAGGATGAAGTGAATGAGACATGGAATCAAGAACTAGAAGCGTTAAAAAGCATTTATGAGTCTAACTTCGAACAACTCAACGCTAGTTCTTACAAGATCAATCTCAACGATGAgttcaaaatcaaactgaAGGTCTACAAGACAAAGTCCTACCCACAAACTCTTCCTGGTATTGTCGTGTCCACATTCGACAAATCATACAAGCTTCCAAATTACATAAAGCTAACAATTCTAGAAAAGCTTTTacattttcttgaagagTCTCAACTAATTGGTGACATGTGCGTTTACCATATTGTCGATTGGCTCCAGCAAAATTTATCTGAGATTATCGAAAATCCTGGTCCGTTACTAACAAAAGAACGCATTGAAATCACTTCTAAtaatttgatcaaaagcactaataaaaaaagaagattcaaTGCCAGAACCTCTAAATTGTCGAATCAAGAGGTTTCAGAGTTGGAAGATGAATATAGAAAGAGGCAGAAAAGTAATGAATTCCATACTATGAGGGAACAGCGCTCAAAGCTACCGGCTTGGAAAATACAGAATTCTATCGTAGAGCTTATAAATTCTAATGATGTTGTTCTTATTACAGGTGAAACTGGTTCGGGTAAATCAACACAGGTCGTTCAATTTGTCCTTGATAATTTAATGCAACATGGCGATTTGAACAAGACGTCCATAATCTGCACACAGCCAAGAAGGATATCTGCAATTGGTCTAGCGGAGCGTGTATCACAGGAACGGTGTGTCAAATGTGGTGATGAAGTAGGGTATATTATTAGAGGTGTTAATCTGACAAAAAGTGCTACCAGAATTAAATTCATGACAACTGGTGTTCTTGTTCGTATTCTACAAGGAGATGTCactttcttgaatgacTGCGTGGTTGTTATC from Kluyveromyces lactis strain NRRL Y-1140 chromosome D complete sequence harbors:
- the CNB1 gene encoding calcineurin regulatory subunit B (highly similar to uniprot|P25296 Saccharomyces cerevisiae YKL190W CNB1 Type 2B protein phosphatase regulatory B subunit of calcineurin), with the protein product MGAAPSRIVDNLLDDTNFDRAEIERLKKRFMKLDKDSSGSIDKTEFMSIPGVSANPLAKRIIEVFDEDNSGDVDFQEFITSLSIFSGRGETDAKLRFAFRIYDIDKDGYISNGELFIVLKIMVGTNLEDEQLQQIVDRTIMENDVDGDGKLSFEEFKKAAETTEVIQSLTLQHNI
- the CDC73 gene encoding Cdc73p (similar to uniprot|Q06697 Saccharomyces cerevisiae YLR418C CDC73 Substituent of the Paf1 complex together with RNA polymerase II Paf1p Hpr1p Ctr9 Leo1 Rtf1 and Ccr4p distinct from Srb-containing Pol II complexes required for the expression of certain genes and modification of some histones) → MKLGELREYLGKDKSNHDLKLISGDGELIDDIVLAKSVVVNGENKDLDELTEFSLEGKPVPLRVVIHCWLHRNSSAADYLADCRAKNFTNVSFLHRNDLIQWLSGESETSQYVSTSEEKSELPDKSALQSKESNAGKAASAQVKGEVFPYERAILDHNSSLRGSKPTNFQYLIKEAELKLVHSFKSATKSKSGTSGISKPDHSKAKPSSQKDPIILIPSAASSIFTIANIRQFLEESKYVNPKDLPISHKDLVTAVKKFDRISRPIRFLIVNNTKLFTQPEYWDRVVAIFTTGHEWQFTNYQWSNPAELFQHCKGFYFHFSGDLVPRNAEQWNVQKLELDKNKRFKDIEVSRFFWTIIERELLARGYH
- a CDS encoding RNA helicase (similar to uniprot|Q06698 Saccharomyces cerevisiae YLR419W Hypothetical ORF), with translation MAKKKKNVPVQELPTNDNNKGKKGSGGKNKREPLSEEEKAKRLQSRANVTSSVSWTGKLPHSVLHEYCQKQKWNKVEYDMKKIGDKGLVSTALISCTDPKTKETLVLRMSLEKKEIVPPQSTPAEARHYAATVALHRIAFNSKLYLMLPPNHKNLWYDLEDFRKALLKENPGKCARLFDEDPFETMVRLRKEKEQQEKKKASQQEQDGKNKKTPVFITSINSKTKSSEGNKKIQQNVTYSKIKNVERPAVTFPKKVWDSAPFFDFDESSRRLIENSLRKHIDWDSKLYTGGMTDERELLKSKLLNLGFRSVHVEEAMTFKDPLSFLICNLPEDDLPHFFQRRKEESLNKIEIANLPLNKRNMIDSLCELGNSKEETQLALEECDYNEAEACLKLLLDIYPINVPQITINEDEVNETWNQELEALKSIYESNFEQLNASSYKINLNDEFKIKLKVYKTKSYPQTLPGIVVSTFDKSYKLPNYIKLTILEKLLHFLEESQLIGDMCVYHIVDWLQQNLSEIIENPGPLLTKERIEITSNNLIKSTNKKRRFNARTSKLSNQEVSELEDEYRKRQKSNEFHTMREQRSKLPAWKIQNSIVELINSNDVVLITGETGSGKSTQVVQFVLDNLMQHGDLNKTSIICTQPRRISAIGLAERVSQERCVKCGDEVGYIIRGVNLTKSATRIKFMTTGVLVRILQGDVTFLNDCVVVIDEVHERSIDTDLIIILLKNLLKKVKGMKLILMSATVNVDVFKAFFKNLKSIHIEGRTFPIQDYFLDDVLKETNFKIRREQMNYSAETNEEDMYLTPTANSKFFTSGQINYDLIAETVFHVHNKLLRESNDGSLIVFLPGVGEVNRCCKTLSKADSDSLFEILPLHSALTPDDQKRVFKKFKSRRKIIISTNIAETSITVDDCVATIDTGRVKTLNYDPSSNTSKLVESFVSKAEAKQRRGRAGRVRSGYSYKLYSKKVYESMAELPVPEIKRVTLESLYLSVRSMGIKNVTKFLQQGLDPPPLSSLEKAEQILTTTGLIDETDNTLTQLGKFVSLLPVMDSKHGKLLIFSILFGCTDIGVLIASLLSVGTSIFINEYENRVAIREILVENENLGDVLAVVLLLNKYINLEGASKRKFLKDHLLSYNKVTEIMSSRTQFYSNLKDIGFLPFDYKPGNTSSEFLNRNAGNFEILKCVISGSFYPSIARVQLPEIKFVATGVGAVEKDQDAKLTKYWIRNEEFIDQLYQKQGGQETNLLPASRAFVHPSSLLFSASNSVPAEAQSIESIDDISSKKKSKSKNSLKAPFVVYNGKRDTGKLYLTGITPTSAIAVLLFGGSLSYNLNSSLNSPNVVVDNWSPIRIWCKNGVLIKELRSLVDEVIKEKLENPHYVKADYSTKGDDVLKIVEQIVKSK
- the DAL5 gene encoding allantoate permease (similar to uniprot|P15365 Saccharomyces cerevisiae YJR152W DAL5 Allantoin permease ureidosuccinate permease expression is constitutive but sensitive to nitrogen catabolite repression) — its product is MTNTEKQTGLLNDSSDHSSVHSRDEKIQAVVSITANEIADRDALITTILSPDGKEVKITGDVDDAMKLALKSQNVVLTPEKDAKLLRKIDLMLFPIMCIIYSVQFMDKITTSNAAIMGLQTDLKMHGEQYSYVGSAFYFGYLGGLFILPFLMQKTKKFMKMLTSIIVIWGMVLALHAAPSVNYPSFIFLRCLLGFLESAITPAFTIITSQYWKKEEQFSRITCWFGFNGLGSIWGGAIAYGLYIHKDSYPLAAWKLVFIITGCITIVVGFIMMIHLPDSPDKAWFFSEEEKLLLVERIRENQQGFGNHHIKKYQIVEAFKDVRTWLYFLFSVSSNIPNGGITNFSSILLKEDFQFSTDKSLLVNMGSGAVELVGCPLFGMLSFWCLKRKYKVVGSRLAWAFFATAICFMGVCMLAFAKHDKSARLAGLMLFGISPVSFICVLSCISSNTLGFTKKWTVSSINLLAYASANIAGPHTFIATQAPSYTGAKISLVVNYAAAMVIIVLIYIVNARENKRRDKIEAERTHEQVVENIEFADLTDFENLKFRYAI
- a CDS encoding uncharacterized protein (some similarities with uniprot|P32338 Saccharomyces cerevisiae YGR044C RME1 mediates cell type control of sporulation negatively regulates IME1 and sporulation zinc finger protein negative regulator of meiosis directly repressed by a1-a2 regulator), which encodes MYLLKVYKPCINLLLWPIIGIFSCTCFPAIDWKGKLCCWMKSPSSTDIMKRKEGQRAGSTKKDVGLSPVSVRCKNETFLPEVYSLPFFVVISNHCFRRGFTFQSRYSSYEVQFNKRYTSTASGESLQTRPGWCIPSGIHFDTKKKGHYRSSLHGNIVFLQFSEFLKHFDEHKMHIPHNCPQKTRPWNEFILQKKKLLNRHYRTQSEKYEEMPPSHIGCDKHCNRVDILNRHIKNVRRNERLRLTNKYNIGKNK